Proteins encoded within one genomic window of Burkholderiaceae bacterium:
- a CDS encoding Acetophenone carboxylase subunit Apc1, translating into MITVDIDTGGTMTDALVSDGSTRHAFKVDTTPHDYTLSFVGSLQEAAKALDYASVESFLDKVGLIRWSSTITTNALAERRGAKVGLLVSRGQERNLYGAGRSPVVGELVAEGAIIGLPARPSPADILGGVKQLLEAGVRRICVCLAGSFPDNSAEQEIKSVIEDQYPDHIIGAVPVLLGSEMAPLRHDQTRAHYSLMNAYTHTRLASSLFKAEDLLRDGHRWNGALLIGNTSGGVARIGKTKAVDTIESGPVFGTFGGAYMAALYGLKNVLCFDVGGTTTKASIIRDGAPVYQRGGELMEVPVQTSFAMLRSAAVGGGSIAGAKGNAVTLGPKSMGAAPGPACYGLGGNEATLTDALLVLGYLDPANFLGGRRKLDVNLSKAAIEKHVAKPLGISVEAAALTIRDEAVAMMADLVGHTLAEGGLNAADTVLFCFGGNGPMFAAFVAAKLGMPAAYAFDLGPVFGAFGSSISDVVHGYERGVSLRWDGGARAALQPVVTAMQQQAERDLKGEGFDPADAKYRWELDFGKVESDVSTVTVDVPLGAADAVLSAIDQAVIAAKQTGQPLLSVRLSSRFVVGSHGMARRSAKVQAEPPAMRELRFHGATQSANPVYRWEALNVGDSIEGPAVVNGATMTCPIPPEWTLRVDDYGNAELRRAK; encoded by the coding sequence ATGATCACCGTGGACATTGACACCGGCGGCACCATGACCGATGCGCTGGTGTCCGACGGCAGCACGCGCCACGCATTCAAGGTGGACACCACGCCGCACGACTACACGCTGTCCTTCGTCGGCAGCCTGCAGGAGGCCGCCAAAGCCCTGGACTATGCGAGCGTCGAGAGCTTTCTCGACAAGGTCGGCCTGATCCGCTGGTCCTCGACCATCACCACCAATGCGCTCGCCGAGCGTCGCGGCGCCAAGGTCGGCCTGCTGGTGAGCCGGGGTCAGGAGCGCAATCTGTACGGCGCGGGCCGCTCGCCGGTGGTGGGCGAACTCGTCGCCGAAGGCGCGATCATCGGCCTGCCGGCGCGGCCGTCGCCAGCCGACATTCTCGGTGGCGTCAAGCAACTGCTCGAAGCGGGTGTGCGTCGCATCTGCGTGTGCCTCGCCGGCTCGTTCCCCGACAACTCGGCCGAGCAGGAGATCAAGTCGGTGATCGAGGACCAGTACCCCGATCACATCATCGGCGCGGTGCCGGTGCTGCTCGGCAGCGAGATGGCTCCGCTGCGCCACGACCAGACGCGCGCGCACTACTCTCTGATGAATGCCTACACGCACACGCGGCTTGCCAGTTCGCTGTTCAAGGCCGAGGATCTGCTGCGCGACGGGCACCGCTGGAACGGTGCGCTGCTGATCGGAAACACCAGCGGCGGCGTCGCGCGCATCGGCAAGACGAAGGCGGTCGACACGATCGAATCGGGCCCGGTATTCGGCACCTTCGGCGGCGCCTACATGGCGGCGCTGTACGGCCTGAAGAACGTGCTGTGCTTCGATGTCGGCGGCACGACTACCAAGGCGTCGATCATTCGCGATGGCGCGCCGGTCTATCAGCGCGGCGGCGAACTGATGGAAGTCCCGGTGCAGACGTCGTTCGCCATGCTGCGCTCGGCGGCGGTCGGCGGCGGCTCGATCGCCGGCGCCAAGGGCAACGCCGTCACGCTCGGGCCGAAGAGTATGGGCGCAGCACCCGGTCCGGCATGCTACGGGCTCGGCGGTAATGAAGCGACGCTGACCGACGCGCTGCTGGTGCTCGGCTACCTCGACCCGGCCAACTTCCTCGGCGGCCGGCGCAAGCTCGACGTGAATCTGTCGAAGGCCGCGATCGAAAAGCATGTCGCGAAGCCGCTCGGCATCTCGGTCGAGGCCGCGGCGCTGACGATCCGCGACGAGGCGGTGGCGATGATGGCCGATCTGGTCGGCCACACGCTCGCCGAAGGCGGACTGAACGCCGCCGACACCGTGCTGTTCTGCTTCGGCGGCAATGGCCCGATGTTTGCCGCCTTCGTCGCGGCCAAGCTCGGCATGCCGGCGGCCTATGCGTTCGACCTCGGTCCCGTGTTCGGCGCGTTCGGCTCCTCGATCTCCGACGTGGTGCACGGTTACGAGCGCGGTGTTTCACTGCGCTGGGACGGCGGGGCCCGCGCGGCATTGCAGCCCGTCGTCACCGCGATGCAGCAGCAGGCCGAGCGCGACCTGAAGGGCGAAGGATTCGATCCCGCCGACGCGAAGTACCGATGGGAGCTGGACTTCGGCAAGGTAGAGAGCGACGTCTCGACGGTCACGGTCGACGTTCCGCTCGGCGCCGCCGACGCGGTGCTGAGTGCGATCGACCAGGCCGTCATCGCTGCGAAGCAGACCGGGCAGCCGCTTCTGTCCGTGCGCCTGTCGAGCCGCTTCGTCGTCGGTTCGCACGGCATGGCCAGGCGCAGCGCGAAGGTCCAGGCCGAGCCGCCGGCCATGCGCGAGCTGCGCTTTCACGGCGCGACCCAGTCGGCCAACCCGGTGTACCGATGGGAAGCGCTCAACGTCGGCGACTCGATCGAGGGGCCGGCGGTCGTCAACGGAGCGACGATGACCTGCCCGATTCCGCCCGAATGGACGCTGCGGGTGGACGACTACGGCAATGCCGAACTGCGCCGCGCGAAATAA
- a CDS encoding Acetophenone carboxylase subunit Apc2: MSHERIRFTEYLDLDLNDEHWYCHDCGTKLISARENYKKGCLVAERMPEEIHDPVIEGPYSFAPDKDWVRILEFYCPGCARQIETEYLPPGHPITHDIEVDIDSLKNRLAKGELVIEGGKLIKANKQGVAA, translated from the coding sequence ATGAGCCACGAACGCATCCGCTTCACCGAATACCTCGACCTCGACCTGAATGACGAGCACTGGTATTGCCACGACTGCGGCACGAAACTGATCTCGGCGCGAGAGAACTACAAGAAGGGTTGCCTCGTCGCCGAGCGCATGCCCGAGGAGATCCACGATCCGGTCATCGAGGGTCCGTACAGCTTCGCGCCCGACAAGGACTGGGTGCGCATCCTCGAGTTCTACTGTCCGGGCTGCGCGCGCCAGATCGAGACCGAATATTTGCCGCCCGGTCACCCGATCACGCACGACATCGAGGTCGACATCGACAGCCTGAAGAACAGGTTGGCGAAGGGCGAGCTGGTCATCGAGGGCGGCAAGCTGATCAAGGCGAACAAGCAAGGAGTCGCGGCATGA
- a CDS encoding Acetophenone carboxylase subunit Apc3, whose amino-acid sequence MSSLTSKDAINSIDIDVGGTFTDLVLTLDGERIIAKCPTTPHDLSVGFVNAIEAGGEKVDLSVEELLPKIDIIRYSTTVALNRLLQRHGPRIGLLTTEGHEDAILIGRGAQWTDGQRVAERRNIAVQNKPHPLIDRNLILGVKERIDSAGQVVRPLNEDDLRDKLRLLMDRGARAIVVSLLWSFMNPVHEKRVRQIIREEYKEYHIGFVPVVLSSSVVSKSGEYERTMTAVLDAYLQRSMQNDIGATWDKLRDKGYRGAFLMIHNSGGSADIFKTPASRTFNGGPVAGLMGSAYFAQKLGYRNVIAGDVGGTSFDVALVVESNVRNYTFRPVIDKWMVNVTMMQTISVGAGGGSIAKVENGRLTVGPQSAGSMPGPACYDLGGTEPTVTDADVVLGYINPDSYFGGRMPLSKAKAEKAIRDKIAAPLGIEMIEAAALIKRVIDENMAGAIKREVHMRGYHPEDFVLFAFGGAGPTHMAGFRGDVPKTVMFPAAPVFCAMGSSIMDIVHMYEQSRRMVFMQPLTEQIVIDRDAFNATVDALIDKAKHDLASEGLSVDDAKYSLELDMLYGGQVNLKRSSSSVLRIESDADAQVVYDEFEKEFGEAFSPLVVNKPGGVFLDNFVLKVTVPTWKPEVPVYELQGADPSAAELGKCKAYWPETKEWVQTPTYQWEQLQPGNVVVGPAVVRAELTTIPVPPGCKLGVEKHGLGILEPVNPPPPRKRVTAGVSVAAV is encoded by the coding sequence ATGAGTTCGCTTACCTCCAAGGACGCGATCAACTCGATCGATATCGACGTCGGCGGCACGTTCACCGATCTCGTGCTGACGCTCGATGGCGAGCGCATCATCGCCAAGTGCCCGACGACGCCGCACGACCTGTCGGTCGGCTTCGTCAACGCGATCGAGGCCGGCGGCGAGAAGGTCGACCTGTCGGTCGAGGAGCTGCTGCCGAAGATCGACATCATCCGCTACAGCACCACGGTGGCACTGAACCGGCTGCTGCAGCGGCACGGTCCGCGCATCGGCCTGCTGACCACCGAGGGTCACGAGGACGCCATCCTCATCGGCCGCGGAGCGCAGTGGACCGACGGCCAGCGCGTCGCCGAGCGGCGCAACATCGCGGTGCAGAACAAGCCGCACCCGCTGATCGATCGCAACCTGATCCTCGGCGTCAAGGAGCGCATCGACTCCGCCGGTCAGGTGGTGCGCCCGCTCAACGAGGACGATCTGCGCGACAAGCTGCGCCTGCTGATGGATCGCGGCGCGCGCGCGATCGTCGTCTCGCTTCTGTGGAGTTTCATGAATCCGGTGCACGAAAAGCGCGTGCGCCAGATCATCCGCGAAGAATACAAGGAGTACCACATCGGCTTCGTACCGGTGGTGCTGTCGTCGTCCGTGGTCAGCAAGAGCGGCGAGTACGAACGTACGATGACCGCGGTGCTCGACGCTTACCTGCAGCGCTCGATGCAGAACGACATCGGCGCGACCTGGGACAAGCTGCGCGACAAAGGTTACCGCGGCGCGTTCCTGATGATCCACAACTCCGGAGGCTCAGCCGACATCTTCAAGACCCCGGCATCGCGCACCTTCAACGGCGGTCCGGTCGCCGGGCTGATGGGCTCGGCGTACTTCGCACAGAAGCTGGGTTATCGCAACGTCATCGCCGGTGATGTCGGCGGCACCAGCTTCGACGTGGCGCTCGTCGTCGAGTCGAACGTGCGCAACTACACGTTCCGACCGGTGATCGACAAGTGGATGGTCAACGTCACCATGATGCAGACCATCTCGGTCGGCGCGGGGGGCGGCTCGATCGCCAAAGTCGAGAACGGCCGGCTGACGGTCGGCCCGCAGAGCGCCGGCTCGATGCCGGGGCCCGCGTGCTACGACCTCGGCGGCACCGAGCCGACCGTAACCGATGCCGACGTGGTGCTCGGCTACATCAACCCGGACAGCTACTTCGGCGGTCGCATGCCGCTCTCCAAGGCGAAGGCCGAGAAGGCCATCCGCGACAAGATTGCCGCGCCGCTCGGCATCGAGATGATCGAAGCCGCCGCGCTGATCAAGCGCGTCATCGACGAGAACATGGCCGGCGCGATCAAGCGCGAGGTGCACATGCGCGGCTACCACCCGGAGGACTTCGTGCTGTTCGCGTTCGGCGGCGCCGGCCCGACGCACATGGCCGGCTTTCGCGGCGACGTGCCGAAGACCGTGATGTTTCCCGCGGCGCCGGTGTTTTGTGCAATGGGTTCTTCGATCATGGACATCGTGCACATGTACGAGCAGTCGAGGCGCATGGTGTTCATGCAGCCGCTCACCGAGCAGATCGTCATCGACCGCGACGCTTTCAATGCTACCGTCGATGCGCTGATCGACAAGGCGAAGCATGATCTGGCCAGCGAAGGGTTGAGCGTCGACGACGCGAAGTATTCGCTCGAGCTGGACATGCTGTACGGCGGCCAGGTGAACCTGAAGCGATCGTCGTCGTCGGTGCTGCGCATCGAGTCCGACGCCGATGCGCAGGTCGTCTACGATGAATTCGAGAAGGAGTTCGGCGAAGCGTTCTCGCCGCTCGTCGTCAACAAGCCGGGCGGCGTGTTCCTCGACAACTTCGTGCTGAAGGTGACCGTGCCGACGTGGAAACCTGAAGTGCCGGTCTACGAGCTGCAAGGCGCCGATCCGTCGGCCGCCGAGCTCGGCAAGTGCAAAGCGTACTGGCCCGAGACGAAGGAATGGGTGCAGACGCCGACCTACCAGTGGGAACAGCTGCAGCCCGGCAACGTGGTCGTCGGCCCAGCCGTGGTCCGGGCCGAGCTAACCACCATCCCGGTGCCGCCGGGCTGCAAGCTCGGTGTCGAAAAGCACGGCCTCGGGATCCTCGAACCGGTCAATCCACCGCCGCCGCGCAAGCGCGTGACAGCGGGTGTTTCGGTCGCGGCCGTGTGA
- a CDS encoding Oxidoreductase, short-chain dehydrogenase/reductase family, with product MNVMQIFDLSGKVAVITGAGNGLGYQFAEAMAEAGANVVCGDIDMKANEVTADHVRKLERKALARKCDVTNEADVAGLFKAADKEFGRVDIVFANAGIADPVPQPLHDYPTDNWNRVVAVNLQGVFYTDREALKIMSRQKSGKLINVASMWGLAGASSVFPIPAYNATKGAVVNLTRELALQYAPLNIQVNAICPGFFRTRLAGGAYDDPDFVAAITAFTPMGRVAEASEMKGTALYLASEASSYTTGLMLVTDGGCMAK from the coding sequence ATGAACGTGATGCAAATATTCGATCTGAGCGGCAAGGTCGCTGTGATCACTGGTGCCGGCAACGGCCTGGGATACCAGTTCGCCGAAGCAATGGCCGAAGCCGGGGCAAACGTCGTGTGCGGCGACATCGACATGAAGGCAAACGAGGTGACAGCCGATCACGTGCGTAAGCTCGAGCGCAAAGCTTTGGCGCGCAAGTGTGATGTGACAAACGAAGCCGACGTTGCGGGACTGTTCAAGGCAGCCGACAAGGAGTTTGGCCGCGTCGACATCGTGTTCGCCAACGCCGGCATCGCGGACCCGGTGCCACAGCCGCTGCACGACTACCCGACGGACAACTGGAACCGAGTCGTTGCGGTCAACCTGCAAGGCGTCTTCTATACCGACCGCGAGGCGCTGAAGATCATGTCGCGGCAGAAGAGTGGCAAGCTGATCAACGTCGCCTCGATGTGGGGACTCGCCGGCGCGTCGAGCGTGTTCCCGATCCCGGCCTACAACGCGACGAAAGGCGCGGTCGTCAACCTGACGCGCGAGTTGGCGCTCCAGTACGCGCCGTTGAACATCCAGGTCAACGCCATCTGCCCGGGCTTCTTCCGCACGCGGCTCGCGGGCGGCGCCTACGACGACCCGGACTTCGTCGCCGCGATCACCGCGTTCACGCCGATGGGCCGCGTCGCCGAAGCCAGCGAGATGAAAGGCACGGCGCTGTATCTGGCATCCGAGGCATCGAGCTACACCACCGGGCTGATGCTGGTCACCGACGGTGGCTGCATGGCGAAGTGA
- a CDS encoding Oxidoreductase, short-chain dehydrogenase/reductase family, giving the protein MSEQLKGKIAVVTGGSAGIGQAIAVRFAKEGADIAIADIAPAADTEGAVKSAGRRVLSVKCDASKPADVQAFAAKVRSEFSRCDILVNNVGIYPLVPFDQLEFADWKRIFEINVDSQFLMSKAFVPGMKGRGWGRILSLTSTVFWLKIEAYTHYISTKAANIGFTRALATELGPHGITINAIAPSLVRTATTEASPLASMFDALPQMLQSIKRTQVPEDLTGAATFLASDDAAFITGQTLAVDGGMVRH; this is encoded by the coding sequence ATGAGTGAACAATTGAAGGGCAAAATCGCCGTAGTCACCGGCGGCTCGGCCGGAATCGGCCAGGCGATCGCCGTGCGCTTTGCCAAGGAGGGTGCCGACATCGCGATCGCCGATATCGCACCGGCGGCCGACACCGAAGGCGCCGTGAAGTCGGCCGGCAGGCGGGTGCTGTCGGTGAAGTGCGATGCGTCGAAGCCAGCGGATGTGCAGGCTTTCGCAGCCAAGGTTCGCTCGGAGTTCAGTCGCTGCGACATCCTCGTCAACAACGTCGGCATCTACCCGCTGGTGCCGTTCGACCAACTGGAGTTCGCCGACTGGAAGCGCATCTTCGAGATCAACGTCGACTCGCAGTTCCTGATGAGCAAGGCCTTCGTGCCCGGCATGAAGGGGCGCGGCTGGGGCCGCATCCTCAGCCTCACGTCAACGGTGTTCTGGCTGAAGATCGAGGCCTACACGCACTACATCAGCACCAAGGCAGCGAACATCGGTTTCACGCGCGCGCTGGCGACCGAGCTGGGACCGCACGGCATCACCATCAACGCCATCGCGCCGAGCCTGGTTCGCACGGCAACCACCGAAGCCTCGCCGCTGGCCTCGATGTTCGACGCGCTGCCGCAGATGCTGCAGTCGATCAAGCGCACGCAGGTGCCGGAGGATTTGACGGGCGCGGCAACGTTCCTGGCTTCCGACGACGCCGCCTTCATCACCGGCCAGACGCTGGCGGTGGACGGCGGCATGGTGAGGCACTGA
- a CDS encoding Acetophenone carboxylase subunit Apc4 encodes MGIPTLEQKLTWLKPSPPSQRELELAAQIGAATFEIGFQRTNDILDEGMDVFVRSCRCAMGVAGDSLVAIMTAAGDLVNGSCGTYLHAVIPPLIIKYILATYGDEVRDGDLWFANDAVYGGVHNPDQMVCMPVYYDGKLVAWTAALVHTTETGAIEPGGMPVSAQSRFEEGMNIPPMRIGTNFKLSEDVVSMFVAFGIRAPSMIAVDLKARCTTADRVRTRLLELCDREGPDYMTGLFRKMLQVAEAGAKELIEQWPDGKYRCVTFSDAVGLKQGLVKSCAMTIEKQGDHMLVDLSETGPETPSPYNAHPQAAIAHFSNYIYEYLFHALPISNGTFASIDFKFGQNTCLSPDPRAATSCSVMISTGVMSAVHNACAKAMYSTGLWKQSGASMGNGGNALVLAGMNQWGAFFADMLAYSINTEGQGARPTEDGMDAFGFPWCVFGRAPNTEQVENEFPLLVPLSNHWKDSCGHGKYRGGVGTAQLWVAHHVPAVYMMAIADNTKLQTPQPLFGGYAPCTVPGIGIRQSNVKDLLAKGDSKLTLDVQQLLTEKPIEGQYEVEFQGRSVRPYNNGDVATFAFSCGGTGYGDVLDRYPEAVEADLIKGVISEKAAKSVYKVVWDAAARRVDLDATAKLRGEELQARKRRGRPYAEFEAEWLKQKPRDEILTYYGSWPDAKVVTPLLRA; translated from the coding sequence ATGGGCATCCCAACCCTGGAACAGAAACTGACTTGGCTCAAGCCGTCGCCGCCGAGCCAGCGCGAGCTGGAGCTGGCCGCTCAGATCGGCGCTGCGACGTTCGAAATCGGCTTCCAGCGCACCAACGACATCCTCGACGAAGGCATGGACGTGTTCGTCCGCTCGTGCCGCTGCGCGATGGGCGTCGCCGGCGATTCGCTGGTCGCGATCATGACGGCTGCCGGCGACCTGGTGAACGGCTCGTGCGGCACCTACCTGCACGCCGTGATCCCGCCGCTGATCATCAAGTACATCCTCGCCACCTACGGCGATGAGGTGCGCGACGGCGACCTCTGGTTCGCCAACGACGCGGTCTACGGCGGCGTCCACAACCCCGACCAGATGGTCTGCATGCCGGTTTACTACGACGGCAAGCTGGTCGCCTGGACCGCGGCGCTGGTGCACACGACCGAGACTGGCGCGATCGAGCCGGGCGGCATGCCGGTCTCCGCCCAATCGCGCTTCGAGGAGGGCATGAACATCCCGCCGATGCGCATCGGTACCAATTTCAAACTGAGCGAGGACGTGGTATCGATGTTCGTCGCGTTCGGCATCCGCGCGCCGTCGATGATCGCAGTCGACCTGAAGGCGCGCTGCACGACCGCCGACCGGGTGCGCACGCGACTGCTGGAGCTGTGCGACCGCGAAGGTCCAGACTACATGACCGGACTGTTCCGCAAGATGCTGCAGGTCGCCGAGGCCGGCGCGAAGGAACTGATCGAGCAGTGGCCCGACGGCAAGTACCGCTGCGTCACATTCAGCGACGCGGTCGGGTTGAAGCAGGGGTTGGTGAAGAGTTGCGCGATGACGATCGAGAAGCAGGGCGACCACATGCTGGTCGACCTGTCCGAGACCGGGCCGGAGACGCCCTCGCCGTATAACGCGCATCCGCAGGCCGCGATCGCGCATTTCTCGAACTACATCTACGAGTACCTGTTCCACGCGCTGCCGATCTCCAACGGCACCTTCGCGTCGATCGACTTCAAGTTCGGCCAGAACACTTGCCTGTCACCCGACCCGCGCGCCGCGACCTCGTGCTCGGTGATGATCTCGACCGGCGTGATGAGCGCGGTGCACAACGCGTGCGCAAAGGCGATGTACTCGACCGGGCTGTGGAAGCAATCCGGCGCGTCGATGGGCAACGGCGGCAATGCGCTGGTGCTGGCCGGCATGAACCAGTGGGGCGCCTTCTTTGCCGACATGCTCGCCTACTCGATCAACACCGAGGGCCAGGGCGCGCGCCCGACCGAGGATGGCATGGACGCGTTCGGTTTCCCATGGTGCGTGTTCGGGCGCGCGCCGAACACCGAGCAGGTGGAGAACGAGTTCCCGCTGCTCGTGCCGCTGTCGAATCACTGGAAGGACTCCTGCGGCCACGGCAAGTACCGCGGCGGAGTCGGCACTGCGCAGCTGTGGGTCGCCCACCATGTGCCAGCTGTGTACATGATGGCGATCGCCGACAACACCAAACTGCAGACGCCGCAGCCGCTGTTCGGCGGCTACGCGCCGTGCACCGTGCCGGGCATAGGCATCCGCCAGTCCAATGTCAAGGATCTGCTGGCCAAAGGCGACAGCAAGCTGACGCTCGACGTGCAGCAGCTGCTGACCGAGAAACCGATCGAAGGCCAGTACGAGGTCGAGTTCCAGGGACGCTCGGTGCGCCCGTACAACAATGGAGACGTCGCGACCTTCGCTTTCTCTTGCGGCGGCACGGGCTATGGCGACGTGCTCGACCGCTACCCGGAGGCGGTCGAAGCCGACCTTATCAAGGGCGTGATCTCGGAGAAGGCGGCCAAAAGCGTCTACAAGGTCGTGTGGGACGCCGCGGCGCGCCGTGTCGATCTCGATGCGACGGCGAAGCTGCGCGGCGAGGAGCTGCAAGCGCGCAAGCGGCGCGGCCGGCCGTATGCGGAGTTCGAGGCCGAGTGGCTGAAGCAGAAGCCGCGCGACGAGATCTTGACGTACTACGGCTCTTGGCCCGACGCCAAGGTGGTGACGCCGCTGCTGCGCGCCTGA
- a CDS encoding benzoylacetate CoA-ligase, giving the protein MKPLYWNEELETLPWPEVERWQAEQIAAALPSLRQRSALYAELHAGLPPEPALRSLADLRALPFTLKDHVRAAQDAATDEQPFGRNQVAPLTDIVQALSSSGTTGRPLYYALTRRDVETFADAIANTWFTAGLRRGDVVAHLVGLPMVAGGLPYADGFRRIGATLCWLGGFPTDRILRELRNLRCTAILATTSFGLYLADQWEALGREPGAPPSRLTKVLCGGEPGLNQPEIRERIQGCLGINTLREVMGLGDVISAMWGECEHGEGMHFNAQKYVAIELIDPASGEVLQWREGATGEIVYTAFARDATPLVRYRSRDHALVTGTRCVCGRTSPRMRCIGRTDDMLIYKGMNVFPTALRDLIASKFAGQVEPILRVWKETKDQVRFDDAIAIDVEASPGLGVTQFAGLAQAVEAEVRAQMQVRVRVTVLQPGALPKSAYKNSLLAVREPSGS; this is encoded by the coding sequence ATGAAGCCGCTGTACTGGAACGAGGAACTCGAAACCCTGCCCTGGCCCGAGGTCGAGCGCTGGCAGGCGGAGCAGATCGCGGCGGCGCTGCCGTCGCTGCGCCAGCGCTCGGCGCTCTATGCCGAACTGCACGCCGGCCTGCCGCCCGAACCCGCGCTGCGCTCGCTCGCCGACCTGCGCGCGTTGCCCTTCACCCTGAAGGACCATGTCCGTGCGGCGCAGGACGCCGCGACCGACGAGCAGCCCTTCGGCCGCAACCAGGTCGCGCCGCTCACCGACATCGTGCAGGCGCTCAGTTCCTCGGGCACGACCGGTCGGCCGCTGTACTACGCGCTCACGCGCCGCGACGTCGAGACCTTTGCCGACGCCATTGCCAACACCTGGTTCACCGCCGGCCTGCGGCGCGGCGACGTGGTCGCGCATCTGGTCGGCTTGCCGATGGTCGCGGGCGGCCTGCCCTACGCTGACGGATTCCGCCGCATTGGCGCGACACTGTGCTGGCTCGGCGGCTTCCCGACCGATCGCATCCTGCGCGAACTGCGCAATCTGCGTTGCACGGCGATCCTGGCGACGACATCGTTCGGCCTCTACCTCGCCGACCAGTGGGAGGCGCTGGGGCGTGAGCCGGGCGCGCCACCGTCACGACTGACGAAGGTGCTGTGCGGCGGCGAGCCGGGTCTCAACCAGCCCGAAATCCGGGAGCGCATCCAGGGCTGCCTCGGCATCAACACCTTGCGCGAGGTAATGGGCCTGGGCGACGTGATCTCGGCGATGTGGGGCGAATGCGAACATGGCGAAGGCATGCACTTCAACGCGCAGAAGTACGTGGCCATCGAGCTGATCGACCCGGCCAGCGGCGAGGTGCTGCAGTGGCGCGAAGGGGCGACCGGAGAGATCGTCTATACGGCCTTTGCACGCGATGCCACGCCGCTGGTGCGCTACCGCTCGCGCGACCATGCGCTCGTCACCGGCACGCGCTGCGTCTGCGGGCGCACCAGTCCGCGCATGCGCTGCATCGGGCGCACCGACGATATGCTGATCTACAAGGGCATGAACGTATTTCCGACCGCGCTGCGCGACCTGATCGCATCGAAGTTCGCAGGCCAGGTCGAGCCGATCCTTCGCGTGTGGAAGGAGACGAAGGATCAGGTGCGCTTCGACGACGCGATCGCGATCGACGTCGAAGCTTCCCCCGGCCTCGGCGTGACGCAGTTTGCTGGACTGGCACAGGCCGTGGAAGCCGAGGTGCGCGCGCAGATGCAGGTCCGTGTGCGCGTCACCGTGCTGCAACCCGGGGCGCTGCCCAAGAGCGCGTACAAGAACTCGCTGCTCGCCGTGCGCGAGCCATCCGGATCTTGA
- a CDS encoding acetyl-CoA acetyltransferase, with the protein MKFEHAALPIGHAWSSPFVRWQGALADVSSLDLAAAVTGDALAARGVDRATIDTLVLGTTVPQPSSFYAVPWLAARLDMPGVSGPHLSQACATSVTCLVAAALMVEADAQTLPLVVTADRTSNGPLLIYPRSAGMGGSPAVENWVLDSFAADPNTGKAMVATAENVARDGRMTRQALDELTLMRWRQYQDALADDRRAQRSWMQPVSIARGKGKTLVVETDEGVHPYSAEALAKLAPVQSGGVVTFGSQTHPADGCAGAIVCRHQRAAQLAAGTGTVRLLAAGFARAAKAEMPKAATTAAERALASAGLSIGDVKLVQTHNPFAVNDLWFVQQTGFDPQRMNVRGCSLIYGHPQGPTGLRGIVELVHALRERGGGIGLFTGCAAGDTGAALVLRVD; encoded by the coding sequence ATGAAATTCGAACACGCCGCGTTGCCCATCGGCCATGCCTGGTCGTCGCCGTTCGTGCGCTGGCAGGGTGCCCTGGCCGATGTGTCGAGCCTAGACCTCGCGGCCGCCGTCACCGGAGACGCGCTCGCCGCGCGCGGTGTCGATCGCGCGACGATCGACACGCTCGTGCTCGGCACGACGGTGCCGCAACCCTCGTCCTTCTACGCTGTGCCGTGGCTCGCCGCGCGGCTGGACATGCCAGGCGTGAGCGGGCCGCACCTGTCGCAGGCCTGCGCGACCTCGGTCACCTGCCTCGTCGCTGCCGCGCTCATGGTCGAGGCCGATGCGCAGACGCTGCCGCTGGTGGTGACCGCCGACCGCACCAGCAACGGCCCGTTGCTGATCTATCCGCGCTCCGCTGGCATGGGTGGCAGCCCGGCGGTCGAGAACTGGGTGCTCGACAGCTTCGCCGCCGACCCGAACACTGGAAAGGCGATGGTCGCGACCGCTGAGAACGTCGCGCGCGACGGGCGGATGACGCGCCAGGCGCTCGACGAGCTGACGCTGATGCGCTGGCGGCAATACCAGGACGCGCTGGCCGACGACCGGCGCGCGCAGCGCAGCTGGATGCAGCCGGTGTCGATCGCGCGCGGCAAGGGCAAGACGCTCGTCGTCGAGACGGACGAAGGCGTGCATCCTTACAGCGCAGAGGCGCTGGCCAAGCTCGCGCCGGTGCAGTCGGGGGGTGTCGTCACCTTCGGTTCGCAGACGCATCCGGCCGACGGCTGCGCCGGCGCGATCGTGTGCCGCCACCAGCGTGCCGCGCAGCTTGCGGCCGGCACCGGCACCGTGCGGCTGCTGGCCGCCGGCTTTGCGCGCGCAGCCAAGGCCGAGATGCCGAAGGCGGCCACCACGGCCGCCGAGCGCGCCCTGGCCAGCGCGGGCCTGTCGATCGGCGACGTGAAGCTGGTGCAAACGCACAATCCGTTCGCGGTCAACGACTTGTGGTTCGTGCAGCAAACCGGGTTCGATCCGCAACGCATGAACGTGCGCGGCTGCAGTCTGATCTACGGCCATCCGCAAGGGCCGACCGGGTTGCGCGGCATTGTCGAGCTCGTGCACGCGCTGCGCGAGCGCGGCGGCGGCATCGGGCTGTTCACCGGCTGCGCGGCGGGCGACACCGGCGCGGCGCTGGTGCTGCGTGTCGACTGA